A genome region from Trichocoleus sp. includes the following:
- a CDS encoding thioester reductase domain-containing protein produces MEPIAIIGIGCRLPGAKDPASFWQLLQNGVDAIEEVPRDRWDIDQFYDPQPGTPGKMSTRWGGFLEQVDQFDPAFFGISPREVERMDPQQRLVLEVAWEAIENAGIAPDSLGGSQTGVFMGIGNYDYCRLLAKDISQVSAYDGTGNTLSIAANRLSYLLNLRGPSVVVETACSSSLVAVHFACRSLQNNESDLCLVGGVSLMLSPDPFITYSHARMMSPEGRCKTFDASADGYVRGEGCGVVLLKRLSDALRDGDNVQAVIKGTAVNQDGLSNGLTAPNGPSQQAVIRQALQNAGVTPAEISYVETHGTGTSLGDPIEFKSLKAVLMKDRQPDQPCWIGSVKTNIGHLEAASGIASIIKVVLALQHREIPPHLHLKELNPYISFDGTTFAIPTQPQPWFTPTERRLAGISAFGFGGTNCHVVLEEAPFNLKLPLLDLEPSEDKISKTPNPQSIDRFLHLLTLSAKSDEALRDLAQSYRDFLVAHHEVPVADVCFTANTGRSHFDHRLAIIADSTQQLQERLADFTAGQAPTGLSQGHLTSKKRPKVAFLFTGQGAQYVGMGRQLYETQPVFRQALERCAALLQHDLAQPLLSVLYPDPYPDAPSSPLDETAYTQPALFALEYALAQLWQSWGIEPAIVMGHSVGEYVAACIAGVFSLEDGLKLIAARAKLMQALPAGGEMVAVFADEQTVQNIIDAYCAEVDHAAIAIAAINGPQSIVISGQSADVAAVVETLKAQGIKAKKLIVSHAFHSPLMEPMLAEFGRVAAKVKYATPQIKLISNVTGAIVTDEIATPDYWCRHVRQPVRFAQSVATLHQKGYDLFVEIGPKPILSGMGRYCLPEGTGVWLPSLYPTQDDWQQILQSLGALYSRGVSVNWSGFDQSYARRRLALPTYPFQRQRYWAEFLTQDVINQSQSHPVGKPAPEQGPNSIAQLLNPQNTQHLIQQLEKTGKLSGDELHLLPKLLSLLTQQNQHQQTAALIQDWLYELEWQPQPRPIIASEQNGFDPSGTWLVLADQGGIGQAIARQLTEQGQTCTLVYPGDDQVQNDQTWAIDPSQATHFDRLLQTISDQSGCPLKGIIHLWSLEATATDELSPSSLETAETLGVGSVLHLLQALMRQAATVASGSANGSANGSANGSTSGKSASPRLWCITQGAASIAGSRLSVAQAPLWGMGKVIALEHPEFWGGMIDLPLAIGENEGALPEILTEIEQTQGEDHLAFRNGQRYVARLVRKPVPESNLVSLRSDASYLITGGFGALGLKVAEWMVAQGARHLVLTGRRQPSEAVRETLNRLEQSGAQIHIAQADVANPADMTRVLETIQASSAPLQGIMHVAGVPGYDSLKQMELSTLKTVLQAKVMGGWILHQLTQTLPLDFFVSFSSIASVWGSKGQAHYAAANHFLDALAQDRQAQGLPALSINWGPWAGGGMAVEEFQMWMSRMGVEGLQPDQAIATLEFLLGTNTVQATVANVDWTLFKPIYEARGKRSILEQVEGQTALIEPQPQAEAASMPRSAMIQQLEAAAADQRHALLMTHLQTQVASVLKLTELPDPNSGLFDIGMDSLMAIELLGAIRAQLQVELPIAEFMQASNIVSLTSLLLKQIMPDDPAVEIIETGLNLHDEAVLDDDIAPVITAATAQPSFTKPVAILLTGASGFLGAYLLKELLDQTQASIYCLVRAADTESGMQKIQKNLNGYDLWQDAYRSRIIPIAGDLSRPLLGLASEQFDTLADQIDVIYHNAAVLNFVYPYSALKTTNVLGTKEVLRFACHLKVKPLHYVSTDAVFDSSGYFGTEVKESEPIVHTAGIDLGYTQTKWVSEKLVTVARDRGLPVSIYRPPLIAGDSQTGRWNTDDFTCRFIKGCIQMGSMPDMNCEITLVPVDYVSRSVVHLSQQPDSIGKAFHLNNPHYSDWSEVAQWLDEYGYPIQQLPYEVWEAKLIQQASSGENALSSLVPFFLRRWSDEQLSFAGFGQRRVKLNCQETVARLQGTSIACPRVDAKLLKTYFTHFIHSGFLNAPKVRA; encoded by the coding sequence GTGGAACCTATCGCAATTATCGGTATTGGTTGTCGGCTTCCCGGCGCGAAAGATCCTGCATCCTTCTGGCAACTCTTGCAGAATGGCGTTGATGCGATCGAAGAAGTGCCCCGGGATCGATGGGATATTGATCAGTTTTATGATCCGCAGCCCGGAACACCTGGCAAGATGAGTACCCGTTGGGGTGGCTTTTTGGAACAGGTTGATCAATTTGATCCCGCTTTCTTTGGCATCTCTCCACGCGAAGTGGAACGGATGGACCCGCAGCAGCGATTGGTTTTAGAAGTCGCTTGGGAGGCGATCGAAAATGCCGGAATTGCGCCTGATTCGCTGGGCGGCAGCCAGACTGGCGTGTTTATGGGAATTGGCAACTATGATTATTGCCGCCTACTTGCCAAAGATATTAGCCAGGTCAGTGCTTATGACGGGACAGGCAACACGCTCTCGATCGCTGCCAATCGCCTCTCTTATTTGCTGAACCTGCGCGGACCCAGTGTTGTCGTTGAGACTGCCTGCTCTTCCTCGCTGGTTGCCGTTCATTTTGCTTGCCGCAGCCTACAGAATAACGAATCCGATTTATGTCTGGTGGGTGGTGTCAGCTTAATGCTGTCTCCTGATCCATTCATTACCTACTCTCATGCCCGGATGATGTCACCGGAGGGTCGCTGTAAAACCTTCGATGCGAGCGCCGATGGATATGTACGGGGTGAGGGCTGTGGCGTTGTTCTGCTCAAGCGTCTGTCAGATGCGCTGCGAGATGGCGACAATGTGCAGGCTGTCATCAAAGGAACTGCCGTCAATCAAGACGGGTTGAGCAATGGCTTAACGGCACCCAATGGACCTTCGCAGCAAGCGGTGATTCGTCAAGCTTTGCAAAATGCTGGAGTGACCCCTGCTGAAATTAGCTATGTGGAAACTCACGGTACAGGCACTTCTTTAGGAGATCCGATCGAATTCAAATCTCTGAAAGCGGTGTTAATGAAAGACCGTCAGCCGGATCAGCCTTGCTGGATTGGTTCGGTCAAAACCAATATTGGTCACCTGGAAGCTGCTTCTGGAATTGCAAGCATCATCAAAGTCGTGCTGGCGCTACAGCATCGGGAGATCCCACCGCATCTGCATTTAAAGGAGCTGAACCCCTACATTTCATTTGACGGCACCACATTTGCAATTCCGACACAGCCCCAACCCTGGTTCACCCCCACAGAGCGCCGTCTTGCCGGGATTAGCGCCTTTGGATTTGGTGGGACGAATTGCCACGTGGTTTTGGAAGAAGCACCGTTCAACCTTAAATTGCCCCTTCTAGATTTAGAGCCATCAGAAGATAAAATCTCCAAAACCCCCAATCCTCAATCTATTGATCGCTTCCTGCACCTGCTCACCCTGTCGGCAAAGAGTGACGAAGCACTGCGAGATCTGGCGCAATCTTACCGAGATTTTTTAGTTGCTCATCATGAAGTCCCGGTTGCAGATGTTTGCTTCACTGCCAATACAGGACGATCGCACTTTGATCATCGGCTGGCAATCATTGCTGACTCAACACAACAGCTTCAAGAACGGTTAGCAGACTTTACGGCAGGTCAAGCACCAACTGGGCTGAGCCAAGGTCATTTGACCAGCAAAAAGCGACCGAAAGTTGCCTTTCTGTTTACAGGGCAGGGAGCACAATATGTCGGCATGGGACGGCAGCTCTACGAAACTCAACCCGTCTTCCGTCAGGCACTCGAGCGCTGTGCAGCACTTTTGCAGCATGATCTAGCGCAGCCCTTACTGTCTGTTCTTTATCCTGATCCCTATCCGGATGCCCCATCCTCCCCACTCGATGAAACTGCCTACACGCAGCCTGCCCTCTTTGCCCTGGAATATGCTCTGGCGCAACTGTGGCAATCCTGGGGCATTGAGCCAGCGATCGTCATGGGTCATAGCGTAGGTGAATATGTGGCAGCCTGTATTGCTGGAGTGTTCAGCCTGGAGGATGGCTTAAAGCTGATCGCAGCGCGGGCAAAACTGATGCAGGCACTTCCGGCAGGTGGCGAAATGGTAGCGGTCTTTGCTGATGAGCAAACCGTTCAAAATATCATTGACGCATACTGTGCTGAAGTTGATCATGCGGCAATTGCGATCGCGGCAATTAATGGTCCTCAGAGCATTGTCATTTCTGGACAATCAGCCGATGTGGCAGCAGTGGTAGAAACCTTAAAAGCGCAAGGCATCAAAGCCAAAAAATTAATTGTTTCCCACGCTTTTCACTCGCCTTTGATGGAGCCGATGCTGGCAGAGTTTGGGCGAGTTGCTGCTAAGGTCAAGTATGCAACGCCGCAGATCAAGCTCATCTCAAACGTTACAGGAGCGATCGTCACCGACGAAATTGCCACGCCTGACTATTGGTGTCGCCATGTGCGTCAGCCAGTCAGATTTGCCCAAAGTGTGGCAACGCTGCATCAAAAAGGATATGACCTGTTTGTTGAAATTGGACCAAAGCCAATCTTATCGGGCATGGGTCGCTATTGCTTGCCAGAAGGAACTGGCGTTTGGCTCCCCAGCCTCTACCCAACTCAGGATGATTGGCAACAGATCCTGCAAAGCCTGGGAGCGCTGTATAGTCGCGGCGTCTCTGTTAACTGGTCTGGATTTGACCAAAGCTACGCTCGTCGTCGCCTTGCCCTCCCGACTTACCCTTTTCAGCGGCAGCGATATTGGGCAGAGTTTCTTACCCAGGACGTGATCAATCAATCGCAAAGTCACCCTGTAGGAAAGCCTGCACCAGAACAGGGGCCAAACTCGATCGCCCAGTTGCTCAATCCGCAGAACACCCAACACCTGATTCAGCAGCTCGAAAAAACGGGCAAATTATCCGGCGATGAGCTGCATTTATTACCGAAGCTGTTGAGTCTGTTAACCCAGCAAAACCAGCACCAGCAAACGGCAGCCCTGATTCAAGACTGGCTCTATGAACTGGAATGGCAACCGCAGCCTCGCCCCATCATTGCTTCAGAACAGAATGGCTTCGACCCGTCGGGAACCTGGCTCGTTCTGGCAGATCAAGGCGGAATTGGTCAGGCAATTGCCAGGCAGTTAACCGAACAGGGACAGACTTGTACGCTGGTTTATCCGGGTGATGATCAGGTGCAGAATGACCAAACCTGGGCGATCGATCCATCCCAAGCCACCCATTTCGATCGCCTGCTGCAAACCATTTCTGATCAAAGCGGTTGCCCCTTGAAGGGGATCATTCACCTCTGGAGCTTGGAAGCAACAGCCACGGATGAATTGTCGCCTTCATCGCTAGAAACGGCGGAAACATTGGGTGTGGGTAGTGTCCTGCATCTGTTACAGGCGTTGATGCGTCAGGCGGCAACAGTTGCTTCTGGTTCTGCCAATGGTTCTGCCAATGGTTCTGCCAATGGTTCTACTAGTGGCAAGTCTGCCTCACCTCGCTTATGGTGCATCACACAAGGAGCAGCCTCGATCGCAGGATCGCGCTTATCGGTGGCTCAGGCTCCCCTGTGGGGCATGGGTAAAGTGATTGCGCTGGAGCATCCCGAATTCTGGGGTGGGATGATTGACCTGCCGCTGGCGATCGGAGAGAACGAAGGTGCGTTGCCTGAAATCCTCACGGAAATTGAGCAGACGCAGGGAGAAGATCACCTTGCTTTCCGGAATGGGCAGCGGTATGTGGCTCGACTGGTGCGAAAGCCAGTGCCCGAATCGAATCTGGTGTCTCTGCGATCGGATGCCTCTTACTTAATTACGGGTGGCTTCGGGGCGCTGGGGCTAAAAGTCGCTGAATGGATGGTGGCGCAGGGAGCAAGACATCTCGTGCTTACGGGGCGGCGCCAGCCTTCTGAAGCAGTGCGGGAAACGTTGAATCGGCTTGAACAGAGCGGAGCGCAGATTCACATTGCTCAGGCAGATGTCGCTAACCCAGCAGACATGACCCGCGTCTTGGAAACCATTCAGGCATCAAGCGCACCGTTGCAGGGCATTATGCACGTTGCGGGTGTCCCTGGTTATGACTCGCTCAAACAAATGGAGCTTAGTACCCTAAAAACTGTGCTCCAGGCTAAGGTGATGGGCGGCTGGATTTTGCATCAATTGACGCAGACCCTGCCGCTCGATTTCTTCGTCAGCTTCTCCTCGATCGCTTCGGTTTGGGGTTCCAAGGGACAGGCACACTACGCGGCTGCGAATCATTTTCTCGATGCGTTGGCACAGGATCGTCAGGCACAGGGTTTACCTGCCCTCAGTATTAACTGGGGTCCCTGGGCAGGTGGCGGTATGGCAGTTGAAGAATTTCAGATGTGGATGTCGCGAATGGGTGTGGAAGGATTGCAGCCCGATCAGGCGATCGCCACGCTGGAATTTCTGCTAGGAACTAACACAGTACAGGCAACCGTTGCCAATGTTGATTGGACGTTGTTTAAGCCGATCTATGAGGCAAGAGGCAAACGATCGATCCTAGAACAGGTAGAAGGGCAAACGGCGCTGATTGAGCCGCAACCCCAAGCTGAAGCAGCATCTATGCCTCGATCGGCAATGATTCAGCAGTTGGAAGCGGCGGCGGCAGATCAACGTCATGCGCTTTTGATGACTCATTTACAAACCCAAGTCGCCAGCGTGCTCAAGCTGACCGAATTACCTGATCCTAATAGTGGATTGTTTGATATCGGGATGGATTCGCTGATGGCGATCGAGCTACTGGGGGCAATCCGGGCTCAGCTTCAGGTGGAACTGCCGATCGCAGAATTTATGCAGGCATCTAACATTGTCTCGCTGACAAGCTTATTGCTGAAGCAGATAATGCCGGATGATCCAGCAGTGGAAATCATTGAGACTGGGTTGAATCTTCACGACGAAGCAGTTTTGGATGACGACATTGCTCCAGTAATCACCGCTGCAACAGCCCAGCCTTCTTTCACTAAACCTGTTGCGATTCTATTAACGGGTGCGTCTGGCTTCTTAGGAGCCTATCTGCTGAAGGAACTGCTGGATCAAACGCAGGCAAGCATTTATTGTCTAGTTCGTGCTGCGGATACCGAATCCGGGATGCAGAAAATTCAGAAGAACCTGAATGGGTATGATCTGTGGCAGGATGCTTATCGTTCTCGAATCATTCCGATCGCAGGTGATTTATCTCGTCCTTTATTGGGTCTGGCGTCAGAACAGTTTGATACACTGGCTGATCAAATTGATGTCATCTATCACAATGCCGCAGTCCTCAATTTTGTGTATCCTTACTCTGCACTCAAGACAACAAATGTATTGGGTACAAAAGAAGTACTGCGGTTTGCCTGCCATCTTAAAGTGAAGCCGCTCCATTATGTCTCAACGGATGCCGTCTTTGATTCATCTGGCTATTTCGGCACAGAGGTAAAAGAATCAGAACCGATCGTTCATACTGCCGGAATTGATCTCGGCTATACCCAAACCAAATGGGTCTCCGAAAAGTTAGTGACGGTGGCACGCGATCGAGGCTTACCTGTTTCCATTTACCGACCACCTCTCATTGCTGGCGATAGCCAAACCGGACGCTGGAACACTGACGATTTTACCTGTCGCTTCATCAAAGGCTGCATCCAAATGGGCAGTATGCCCGACATGAACTGTGAAATCACCCTGGTTCCTGTTGATTATGTCAGCCGAAGCGTGGTTCATCTCTCGCAGCAGCCCGACTCGATCGGTAAAGCGTTTCATTTGAATAATCCTCATTATTCAGACTGGAGCGAAGTGGCTCAGTGGTTGGATGAATATGGTTATCCAATTCAGCAGCTTCCGTATGAAGTATGGGAAGCCAAACTGATTCAGCAAGCCAGTTCTGGGGAGAATGCGCTGAGTAGCCTGGTTCCGTTCTTTCTGCGGCGTTGGTCAGACGAACAGCTTTCGTTTGCCGGATTTGGGCAGCGTCGAGTCAAACTAAACTGTCAGGAAACAGTTGCCAGACTGCAAGGAACATCGATCGCCTGTCCTCGGGTTGATGCCAAATTGCTCAAGACTTATTTCACCCACTTTATTCATAGTGGCTTCCTCAACGCTCCTAAAGTGCGGGCATAG
- a CDS encoding acyl carrier protein has product MMENQKLQATLTAAPVGDEIHPQENAQKLPTASEVQTWIVSYLAELLEIDTDEIDVTIPFDSYGLDSAVAVGMTGDLEDWLGRKLDPTLLYDYPTVQSFAQHLAEELETKTSVL; this is encoded by the coding sequence ATGATGGAGAATCAGAAGCTTCAAGCTACGTTAACCGCAGCTCCAGTGGGTGATGAAATTCATCCTCAAGAAAACGCTCAAAAGCTGCCTACCGCATCGGAAGTTCAAACATGGATTGTTTCTTATCTAGCAGAGCTGCTAGAAATTGACACCGACGAAATTGATGTGACGATCCCTTTTGATAGCTACGGGCTAGATTCTGCCGTTGCAGTCGGGATGACCGGTGATTTAGAAGATTGGCTGGGCAGAAAACTCGATCCAACACTGCTCTACGACTATCCAACCGTTCAGTCTTTTGCGCAACACTTGGCTGAAGAGCTTGAGACCAAAACATCAGTTCTTTAA
- a CDS encoding fatty acyl-AMP ligase, with product METCFTESAFAASIDVEQNLLTLVDLLGYRSQNQPDRVAYTFLQDGETESSQLTYQDLDRRARSIAAKLQSLNAIGQRALLLYPPGLDYIAAFLGCLYAGVIAVPAYPPRRNQTMSRLQAIATSSQATLALTLTSLLSNIETHFAEAPELQEMNWVTTNDLSDELGSLWQKPQLNQANLAFLQYTSGSTGTPKGVMVSHGNLMHNSALIQNCFADTAASRGVSWLPPYHDMGLIGGILQPLYVGAPMVLMPPVMFLQKPLRWLQAISHFKATTSGGPNFAYDLCLQKITPAQRDSLDLSSWEVAFTGAEPVRAETLERFAEMFAPCGFRKEAFLPCYGMAETTLIVSGGKKGALPMQQHLDGAALEQNRIVAAKGDREGNRSVVGCGHQLQETQIAIVDPESLTRTAENQVGEIWVSGASVAQGYWNRSEETQKSFRAYLADTNEGPFLRTGDLGFLLNGELFITGRIKDLIIIRGQNHYPQDIELTVEKSHSALRSGCGAAFTVEVKGGERLVIVQEVERSHLRKLNAQEVVNNICRAVTAEHGLQVYATVLVKTGSIPRTSSGKVQRYACRSQFLAGTLNVLDDWSENPQSKVKFLHLQSEVETLLQELSTSKRA from the coding sequence ATGGAGACTTGTTTCACTGAATCAGCTTTCGCTGCATCAATTGATGTTGAGCAGAATCTTCTCACATTAGTCGATTTATTAGGCTACCGATCGCAGAATCAGCCTGATCGCGTTGCTTACACCTTCTTGCAAGATGGTGAAACTGAATCGAGCCAATTGACCTATCAAGACCTCGATCGCCGTGCCCGATCAATTGCTGCTAAATTGCAGAGTTTAAATGCGATCGGACAGCGTGCATTATTGCTCTACCCGCCTGGATTAGACTATATTGCCGCTTTCTTAGGCTGTTTATATGCAGGTGTGATTGCAGTTCCGGCTTATCCGCCCCGACGTAATCAAACCATGTCTCGCTTACAGGCGATCGCGACTTCTTCTCAAGCAACGCTGGCACTCACCCTGACCTCCCTTCTGAGCAATATTGAAACTCATTTTGCGGAAGCACCCGAATTGCAGGAAATGAATTGGGTGACCACGAACGATTTGAGTGATGAATTAGGCTCCCTATGGCAGAAACCCCAACTGAATCAGGCAAATTTGGCTTTTCTGCAATATACGTCTGGGTCTACCGGAACACCAAAAGGGGTCATGGTTAGCCACGGCAACCTGATGCATAACTCAGCCCTAATTCAGAATTGTTTTGCAGATACTGCTGCGAGCCGAGGAGTCAGTTGGCTGCCCCCCTATCATGACATGGGATTAATTGGAGGCATTCTCCAGCCGCTATACGTTGGCGCACCCATGGTTTTGATGCCGCCTGTTATGTTTCTGCAAAAGCCGTTGCGCTGGCTGCAAGCCATTTCTCATTTCAAAGCAACGACCAGCGGTGGACCAAACTTTGCTTATGACCTGTGTTTGCAAAAGATCACGCCAGCCCAGCGAGATAGCCTTGACTTAAGCAGTTGGGAAGTTGCATTTACTGGCGCAGAACCTGTTCGGGCAGAAACGCTAGAGCGATTTGCTGAAATGTTTGCACCCTGCGGTTTTCGTAAAGAGGCATTCCTCCCCTGCTATGGCATGGCTGAAACAACATTGATTGTTTCTGGAGGGAAGAAAGGAGCTTTACCAATGCAACAGCATCTGGATGGGGCAGCGCTAGAGCAAAACCGGATTGTGGCAGCAAAGGGCGATCGAGAGGGGAATCGGTCTGTGGTTGGCTGTGGGCATCAGTTGCAAGAAACCCAAATTGCGATTGTGGATCCAGAATCGCTGACTCGCACTGCGGAAAATCAAGTGGGTGAAATTTGGGTATCAGGTGCAAGTGTGGCTCAAGGCTACTGGAATCGATCGGAAGAAACCCAAAAGTCATTTCGCGCCTATCTGGCAGATACAAACGAAGGTCCCTTTTTACGAACGGGAGATTTAGGATTTTTGCTTAATGGTGAGCTGTTTATTACAGGACGAATCAAGGATCTGATCATTATTCGAGGGCAAAATCACTACCCTCAAGATATTGAGCTAACGGTAGAAAAGAGCCATTCGGCTTTGCGATCGGGATGTGGAGCAGCGTTTACGGTTGAAGTGAAGGGAGGAGAGCGATTAGTCATTGTTCAAGAAGTGGAGCGTAGCCATCTCAGGAAACTGAATGCTCAGGAGGTCGTTAATAACATTTGCCGAGCCGTTACAGCAGAACATGGGCTACAGGTTTATGCAACGGTGCTGGTAAAAACCGGAAGCATTCCCAGAACATCAAGTGGCAAAGTTCAACGCTATGCCTGTCGATCACAGTTCTTAGCAGGAACACTGAATGTGCTTGATGATTGGAGTGAGAATCCTCAGAGCAAAGTAAAGTTTCTGCATCTGCAATCTGAAGTAGAGACATTATTACAGGAGCTATCAACCAGCAAACGTGCTTAA
- a CDS encoding DNA-binding response regulator — MREETLKKVLVIEPHTEVRSLFVQGLEANGFRAIGAGNGQTGIQQAQEHLPDVITCGIMMSELDGYSVLTKLRQNPTTAGIPLIFVTAKMSRTDLRRAMELGANDYLTKPCTIEELIRAVTAQLKKQSLLQQWYERQYQPVLVSQSNESKLFTPLSLPIELLEPPLSEVFRFIEANYHRSIALSDVAQAVGYSPAYLTNLSKRQTGQTVQRWIIERRMKAACSLLLETNEAVEQIAMLVGYHHTVHFFRQFRQFHGTTPRAWRNAHRHQRSHQLLHDRKQKLDSLI; from the coding sequence ATGAGGGAAGAGACGCTGAAAAAAGTTCTGGTGATTGAGCCGCACACTGAAGTTCGCAGTTTATTTGTACAAGGTCTTGAAGCAAATGGTTTCCGCGCGATCGGTGCTGGAAACGGTCAAACTGGCATTCAGCAAGCCCAAGAACATTTACCTGATGTGATTACGTGCGGCATTATGATGTCTGAGTTAGATGGCTATAGTGTTTTAACGAAGCTACGCCAAAATCCGACTACAGCAGGAATTCCACTCATTTTCGTCACTGCTAAGATGAGCCGTACCGATTTGCGTCGGGCAATGGAGCTAGGCGCGAATGACTATTTGACCAAGCCTTGTACGATCGAAGAGTTGATAAGAGCTGTAACTGCTCAGCTCAAAAAACAATCTCTGCTGCAACAGTGGTATGAAAGGCAGTATCAACCTGTTTTAGTGTCGCAATCAAATGAATCAAAACTATTTACCCCTCTTTCTTTACCAATTGAATTATTAGAACCACCACTGAGTGAGGTTTTTCGCTTTATTGAGGCAAACTATCATCGTTCGATCGCGCTAAGCGATGTGGCTCAAGCAGTGGGATATTCTCCGGCTTACTTAACGAACTTAAGTAAACGTCAAACCGGACAAACGGTGCAGCGTTGGATTATTGAACGACGCATGAAAGCAGCTTGCTCCTTACTTTTGGAAACAAACGAGGCTGTGGAGCAAATTGCCATGCTTGTCGGCTATCATCATACTGTTCATTTCTTCCGGCAATTCCGTCAATTTCATGGTACAACTCCCCGTGCATGGAGGAATGCCCACCGTCATCAACGGAGCCATCAACTATTGCATGATAGAAAACAGAAACTTGATTCACTCATATAA
- a CDS encoding ABC exporter membrane fusion protein — MKPDFISQSKPFLKPSARWRIATVVIAALLVSGVALHYTFRFRRGLTAASSTANASKLTAVSALGHLEPEGDVIHLSAPSLSSSIGSRVAKIMVQEGDAVQPGQVVAILDNAVSLQAALEQALKGVEVAKANLAKVQAGEKTGKLEAQVATIANLKAEMQGQLMAQDQTIARFRAALKNAQIEHQRYQKLFEDGAVTASQLDSKQLTRTTAQEQLNEAEVNRSKIAATFRAQIIAAEATLNEISEIRPTDVQAAQAEISQAMANVTKAKADLDLAYIRSPISGKILKIYTRSGEVVGDKGIAAIGQTTQMNVVAEVYELDIDKVKMGQSATITSNAFTDKLSGTVVQIGQQVNPQDIISTDPTANVDGRIVEVKIRLSPAASERVAALTNLQVNVVIDNK; from the coding sequence GTGAAGCCTGATTTTATTTCACAAAGTAAGCCGTTTTTGAAGCCCTCTGCCCGCTGGAGGATCGCAACTGTAGTGATTGCTGCACTTCTGGTAAGTGGAGTGGCACTTCACTATACATTTCGCTTTCGGCGTGGTTTGACAGCAGCCAGTTCGACAGCCAATGCATCAAAACTCACAGCAGTTTCAGCGTTGGGACACTTGGAACCAGAAGGAGATGTTATTCATTTATCTGCTCCAAGTCTCTCAAGCAGCATTGGCAGCCGAGTTGCCAAAATAATGGTACAGGAGGGGGATGCCGTTCAACCTGGGCAGGTAGTTGCAATTTTAGATAACGCAGTCAGTTTGCAGGCGGCATTGGAGCAAGCGTTAAAAGGGGTCGAAGTAGCGAAGGCGAACCTTGCGAAGGTGCAGGCAGGCGAGAAAACTGGAAAACTAGAGGCACAGGTAGCGACGATCGCCAATTTAAAAGCCGAGATGCAGGGGCAGCTCATGGCGCAAGACCAAACGATTGCCCGTTTTAGAGCAGCCCTGAAAAATGCTCAGATCGAACATCAACGGTATCAAAAACTGTTTGAGGATGGGGCAGTGACTGCTTCACAGTTAGATAGCAAGCAACTGACCCGGACAACGGCTCAAGAGCAGCTTAACGAAGCAGAGGTCAATCGCAGCAAAATTGCGGCAACATTTCGAGCACAAATTATAGCAGCCGAAGCAACCTTAAACGAAATTTCTGAGATTCGCCCAACGGATGTTCAAGCTGCTCAAGCGGAGATCAGCCAGGCGATGGCAAACGTCACTAAAGCAAAAGCAGACTTAGATCTCGCCTACATTCGATCGCCCATTAGCGGCAAAATTCTGAAGATTTATACTCGCTCTGGTGAAGTAGTTGGGGATAAAGGAATTGCAGCGATCGGCCAAACAACTCAAATGAATGTTGTTGCAGAAGTGTATGAATTAGATATCGACAAAGTGAAAATGGGTCAGTCTGCCACGATTACCAGCAATGCATTCACAGACAAGTTGTCGGGAACCGTAGTTCAGATTGGGCAACAAGTCAATCCACAAGACATTATTAGCACTGATCCAACCGCAAATGTGGACGGTAGAATTGTTGAGGTCAAAATTCGCCTAAGCCCTGCTGCCAGCGAGCGAGTTGCCGCACTGACGAATCTACAAGTAAATGTTGTGATTGATAACAAGTAA